The Stenotrophomonas indicatrix DNA segment GTTGTTCATGCATCCAGCGGCGTTTGGCCAGCACCTTGTCCACGCGCTGGTCCAGCTCGGCCACGGCCTTGTCCTGCGGCAGGCCACCGCGCACCACCTGTTCGGTGACGATGCGCATTTCCTGCACGATGCGCTCCCATTCGAGCACCTTCGGGGTCGGCTTGACCCGCTCCAGCTGGTCGCGGAACGCTGCGGCAAGCGGATCGTTGGCCAGCGACGGCGCGTTCCAGGTGCTGCGGCGTGGCGGCAGATCTCCGATGATCGCGTGGAAGCGCGCCTGGATTTCCGGCCGCGACAGGAACTCGATCAGCTTCCAGGACGCTTCCTTCTGCTGCGACTTGCGGAAGATCACCAGGCTGGTGCCGCCCGCGATGCCCGCGCCCGGACCATCCGGACCCGGCAGCGCGGCGGTGCCCCATTGCCCTTCCAGTTCCTTCGGCTGCAGCTTCTTGAACTCGCGGATGTTCCAGGGGCCAGAGATGTAGAACACGTTGAAGCCGCGGAAGAATTCATCCCAGACGTTGGAGATCTGCGTCTCGGACATCTTCGGTGCCCAGCCCTGCTCGAACATGTTGGCGTAGAAACCGAGCGTGCGGCGGAAACCGGGGCTGGAGAAATTGCCACGGGTGTCGTCGTCACGCAGCAGCGGGTCCGGCTGCTGCAGCGCCAGCGACAGCTGCTGCTCGAATTCGTTGATCGGCATCAGCACCGCGTAGCGGTTCGGGCCCTGCATGCGCTTGATCGCGGCCATCTGCTCGTTCCATTCCGCCCACGTGCGTGGCGGATGGTCGAAGCCGGCCTTCGCCAGCAGGTCCTTGCGGTAATAGATCAGGCGGGTATCGACGTACCACGGCACGCCAACCAGCTCGTCGTGGATCACGTTGGTATCCCAGATGCCCTGGAAATAGTCCTTCGGATCGACCACGGTGGAGCGCTGCACGAACGGCTGCAACGGGGTCAACGCGTTGAGCTCGGCGAACTCGGGCACCCAGGTGTTGCCGAGCTGGCACACGTCGGGCAGGCCATCGGCAGCGAACGCGGTCAGCAGCTTCTCGTGCGCGGCCGTCCACGGGATGTTCTGCACATCAACCTTGATGCCGGGATTTTCCGCTTCAAATTCGTGGATCAGCTCGCTGACCACTTCGGCTTCGCGCCCCATCGCCCAGAAGCGCACGGTGGTGGTGCCCTGCTCGGAGCGCGCGCAGCCGGCCATGATCAGCGCGGCAAGTGCAGGCAATGCCCAGTGTCGCAGGCGGTGTTTCCAGTCGTGCACCTTGTTACTTCCCCTGGCCGGTGTTGCGGTTGGCATTGTTTTTCTGTTCCTGTGCGGCGGCCGCACGCGATTCGGCGATACCGACCGAACGTGCCGCCGCAGCCTTTTCATCCTTCTGCAGCAGCAGCGGCTGGAACTCGCCTTCCGGCGCCAGCCAGCCTCCACTGAAGCCCGCCCGTTCCAGACCCTTGCGGATGTACGGGTTCTTCTTCATCACGTCCCAGACGAAGTCGTTGCGGTAGTTGGCGATCATGGTCAGGATCGGGCCCTGGTCGATGGCGATGTAGTCGCTGGCGACCCAGCCGCGATCAGGCACCACGCGCCCGGTCTTGATCGGGATGTCGTAGCTGAAGCTGGGATTGAACGAATCCAGGAAGCCATAGCTGGAGTAGATGTAGTCGCCGT contains these protein-coding regions:
- a CDS encoding sugar ABC transporter substrate-binding protein, whose product is MHDWKHRLRHWALPALAALIMAGCARSEQGTTTVRFWAMGREAEVVSELIHEFEAENPGIKVDVQNIPWTAAHEKLLTAFAADGLPDVCQLGNTWVPEFAELNALTPLQPFVQRSTVVDPKDYFQGIWDTNVIHDELVGVPWYVDTRLIYYRKDLLAKAGFDHPPRTWAEWNEQMAAIKRMQGPNRYAVLMPINEFEQQLSLALQQPDPLLRDDDTRGNFSSPGFRRTLGFYANMFEQGWAPKMSETQISNVWDEFFRGFNVFYISGPWNIREFKKLQPKELEGQWGTAALPGPDGPGAGIAGGTSLVIFRKSQQKEASWKLIEFLSRPEIQARFHAIIGDLPPRRSTWNAPSLANDPLAAAFRDQLERVKPTPKVLEWERIVQEMRIVTEQVVRGGLPQDKAVAELDQRVDKVLAKRRWMHEQQRLQRSAPPSGSTSAVAAGSPQ